The following coding sequences are from one Onychomys torridus chromosome 16, mOncTor1.1, whole genome shotgun sequence window:
- the LOC118597474 gene encoding LOW QUALITY PROTEIN: DDB1- and CUL4-associated factor 1-like (The sequence of the model RefSeq protein was modified relative to this genomic sequence to represent the inferred CDS: deleted 1 base in 1 codon), translating to MTTVVVHVDSKAELTALLEQWKEDHGSGQAMVAIFRRMSELIEKETEEYHKGDPDPFDDQHPVGVDPECMLGHLLRLLSKNDDFMNTLMNGYMMTSTEAPLNTEACRLLLDIMPGLETAEVFQEKEGIVENLFKWAQEADQPLRTYSTALLGCAMENEEIATSYRDENSRLVAIVLGRLRELHVQEVSSQQESKCPRQQKTSSEPRLLLDEEAVDMDYGDMAVDVVDGDQETSRDMDISFHLHSSQKTTCRVNSVTKPEEASGFKKSAKHGERENIRRAKQKLGFSSSEPDGMFAEVSNSSWSEVAPWVVGSNYTLYPMTPAIEQRLLLQYLTPLGEYQELLPLFMQLGSRELMMFYIDLKQTNDVLLTFEALKHLASLLIHKKFATGFVTHGGVQKLLEIPRPSMAATGVSICLYYLSYNLDVMEIVCMHPHQVLSDVVNYALWLMECSHASGCRITTLFFSRCFSFPAVLELFDHYDGLRRLVNLISTLEILNSEDPDGHVSNDKIFATCQRGKHTCMALRKYFEAHLAIKLEQVKQSLQSPEGAIPVHSSPPYKACSYTGEQIEEMMEFLIEYGPTQLYWEPAEVFLKLSCVQLLLQLISIACKWKTYYARTDTVRFALDVLAILTVVPKIQLQLADSVKVLDEHGSTVSTVGISIILAVAEGEYFLHDAEIQKSALRVIINCVCGPDNRISSFGKFTSGTALRKLSQIPKSSEHPLAKMWNVVQSNDGIKVLLSLLSVKMPITDADQIRALACKVLVGLSRSSTVTQIISKLPLFSSWQIQQLKKEPVLEDKCSYHVKFCNYADELIKKISGKPLLLGTDMSLAGLQKAGIVAQSRITFSGKELLLLIRNHLISKGLGESATVLTREADLPITAASHPSAFTPVTAAAPTVSLPKNPQIANGITSLMGSIADFGASAHSVPIILPSNPLPFPPQDSLPLIGRVSFIRERPSLCNGRNTQVLWQKSEPSTHSQSHAVKTQLNRHLSSPPTLDSIITEHLREQHARCKNPIATCPPFSLFTPHQCPEPKQRRQAPTNFTSRLNCRSWFPKYGGIDGGGFDRHLIFRRFHPISVFPEAHEDESGLTCCAFSAQERFLMLGNCTGQLKLYNVFSGQEEASYNCHNSAITHLEPSRDGSLLLTSATWSQPLSALWGMRSVFDMKHSFTEDHYVEFSKYSQDQVIGTKGDMAHVYDIETGTKMLTLFNPDLANNYKRNCATFDPTDDLVLNDGVLWDVRSAQAIHKFDKFNRNISGVFHPNGLEVIINTEIWDLRTFHLLHTVPALDQCRVVFNYTGTVMYGAMLQADDEDDFLEERTKSPFGSSFRTFNATDYKPIATIDVKRNIFDLGRDTKDCYLAVIENQGSMDAPNMDTVCRLYEVGRQRLAEEEDEEEDAEEEEQEEESEDDGTDDVENLDTDQWQDAEMEEADNSENAMQDGDNVLSPSDEELASLEEGEEGEEEDSDAEEEEEVILVEDSSDHSDWEDDIFFSLNE from the exons ATGACTACAGTAGTGGTACATGTGGACTCCAAAGCTGAGCTCACTGCCCTGCTGGAACAGTGGAAAGAGGACCATGGCAGTGGGCAGGCTATGGTAGCCATCTTTAGGAGAATGTCAgaattaattgaaaaagaaactgaagaatatCACAAAGGAGATCCAGACCCATTTGATGATCAACATCCTGTTGGAGTCGATCCAGAGTGTATGCTGGGTCACTTGCTGAGACTACTCTCCAAGAATGATGATTTCATGAACACACTGATGAACGGGTATATGATGACAAGCACAGAGGCCCCTTTAAATACTGAAGCCTGCAGACTGCTACTGGACATCATGCCAGGTCTAGAAACTGCAGAGGTCTTTCAAGAAAAGGAAGGGATTGTTGAAAATCTTTTCAAATGGGCCCAAGAGGCTGATCAGCCACTGAGGACATATTCTACAGCACTGTTAGGATGTGCTATGGAAAATGAAGAGATTGCTACAAGCTACAGAGATGAAAATTCACGGCTGGTGGCAATAGTTCTTGGCAGACTGAGAGAGCTACATGTTCAGGAAGTGTCTTCGCAGCAGGAAAGTAAGTGTCCTAGGCAACAGAAGACTTCATCAGAGCCACGCTTGCTTttggatgaggaagctgtggataTGGACTATGGTGACATGGCAGTAGATGTTGTGGATGGAGACCAAGAAACGTCTAGAGATATGGACATCTCCTTTCATCTGCATTCAAGTCAGAAGACCACTTGTAGGGTGAACTCAGTAACTAAGCCTGAGGAAGCATCAGGATTCAAGAAGTCTGCAAAGCATGGTGAAAGAGAGAACATCAGGAGGGCCAAGCAGAAGTTGGGTTTCTCATCTTCTGAGCCAGATGGTATGTTTGCTGAGGTGTCTAATAGCAGCTGGTCAGAAGTGGCCCCCTGGGTAGTTGGCAGCAATTATACCCTTTATCCAATGACTCCTGCTATTGAGCAGAGACTTCTTCTCCAGTACCTGACCCCTTTGGGAGAGTATCAGGAGTTACTTCCCCTGTTCATGCAACTTGGTTCACGAGAACTGATGATGTTTTATATTGATCTGAAACAGACTAATGATGTCCTGCTTACTTTTGAGGCACTCAAGCACCTAGCATCTCTCCTCATCCATAAGAAATTTGCCACAGGCTTTGTTACACATGGTGGAGTGCAGAAATTACTGGAGATTCCTCGTCCTTCTATGGCTGCAACTGGTGTATCTATATGCTTGTATTACCTGTCCTACAACCTGGATGTTATGGAAATAGTTTGCATGCATCCCCACCAAGTTCTCTCTGATGTAGTGAACTATGCCCTATGGTTAATGGAATGTTCTCATGCTTCAGGATGCCGCATTACAACATTGTTTTTCTCACGTTGCTTCTCATTCCCAGCTGTCTTGGAGTTGTTTGACCATTATGATGGTCTTCGTCGCCTAGTGAACTTGATCAGTACTTTGGAGATTCTAAATTCAGAAGACCCGGATGGACATGTGAGCAAC GATAAAATCTTTGCTACCTGCCAAAGAGGCAAACATACCTGCATGGCTCTGAGAAAGTACTTTGAGGCTCACTTGGCCATTAAACTGGAACAAGTCAAGCAGTCCCTTCAGAGCCCTGAGGGAGCTATTCCTGTGCACTCTTCCCCTCCATACAAGGCATGCTCATACACTGGTGAGCAGATTGAGGAAATGATGGAGTTTTTGATAGAATATGGCCCAACTCAGCTGTATTGGGAACCTGCTGAAGTCTTCCTCAAGCTTTCCTGCGTGCAGCTCTTGTTGCAGCTGATTTCCATCGCCTGCAAGTGGAAGACCTATTATGCAAGGACTGACACTGTGCGCTTTGCTTTGGATGTCCTGGCCATCCTCACTGTGGTGCCAAAAATCCAGCTGCAATTGGCAGACTCGGTGAAGGTCTTGGATGAGCATGGCTCTACTGTATCCACTGTAGGAATCAGCATCATTTTGGCAGTTGCTGAAGGTGAATATTTTCTCCATGATGCTGAAATTCAGAAGTCAGCCCTTCGAGTTATAATCAATTGTGTATGTGGCCCAGATAACCGAATATCCAGTTTTGGTAAATTTActtctggaactgctttgagAAAGCTGTCTCAGATCCCCAAGAGCAGTGAGCATCCCCTGGCCAAGATGTGGAATGTGGTCCAGTCCAATGATGGCATCAAGGTGCTTCTGTCCCTATTGTCCGTCAAGATGCCCATCACAGATGCAGACCAGATCCGAGCCCTGGCTTGCAAAGTCCTAGTGGGCTTGTCTAGAAGTAGCACTGTTACACAGATCATCAGCAAATTGCCCCTTTTTAGTAGCTGGCAGATTCAACAGCTGAAGAAGGAGCCAGTGCTAGAGGACAAGTGTAGCTACCATGTCAAATTCTGCAACTATGCAGATGAGCTCATTAAGAAAATATCAGGAAAGCCTCTTCTGCTTGGCACTGATATGTCACTGGCAGGGCTACAGAAAGCAGGCATTGTTGCCCAGTCAAGGATCACCTTCTCTGGGAAAGAACTACTTCTGTTGATAAGAAACCATCTCATTTCTAAAGGGCTTGGAGAGTCAGCAACTGTGCTGACCAGAGAGGCTGACTTGCCCATAACTGCTGCCTCACATCCCTCTGCTTTCACTCCAGTGACTGCTGCTGCTCCTACTGTCTCTCTTCCTAAGAACCCTCAGATTGCCAATGGCATTACAAGTCTAATGGGCAGCATTGCTGATTTTGGTGCTTCTGCCCATTCTGTCCCCATTATACTCCCTTCCAATCCTCTGCCATTTCCACCCCAGGATTCACTGCCTTTGATTGGCAGGGTAAGTTTTATCAGAGAGAGGCCATCACTTTGCAATGGCAGGAATACCCAAGTGTTGTGGCAAAAGTCAGAACCCAGCACACACAGCCAGAGCCATGCTGTCAAAACACAACTGAACAGACATCTTTCTTCCCCACCAACACTGGACAGTATCATCACAGAGCATCTTAGAGAGCAACATGCTCGCTGCAAGAACCCCATTGCCACCTGtccacctttttctctctttactcCTCACCAGTGCCCTGAGCCAAAACAGAGGAGGCAAGCCCCAACAAACTTTACCTCAAGGCTAAACTGCAGGTCATGGTTTCCAAAATATGGAGGTATAGATGGAGGAGGCTTTGATAGGCATCTTATCTTTAGGCGATTTCATCCTATTTCAGTGTTTCCGGAAGCTCATGAAGATGAGAGTGGCTTGACATGTTGTGCATTCTCAGCCCAGGAGCGGTTCCTGATGCTTGGGAACTGTACAGGGCAGCTGAAGCTCTACAACGTATTTAGTGGACAGGAAGAGGCCAGCTATAACTGTCACAACTCAGCCATCACACACCTTGAACCTTCCAGGGATGGGTCCTTACTTCTGACATCTGCCACTTGGAGCCAGCCTTTGTCTGCACTTTGGGGGATGAGGTCAGTATTTGATATGAAGCATTCCTTCACAGAAGATCATTATGTTGAGTTCAGTAAGTACTCTCAGGATCAGGTCATAGGCACAAAAGGAGACATGGCCCATGTTTATGATATTGAGACTGGCACCAAGATGTTGACTCTGTTTAACCCAGATCTTGCTAACAACTACAAGAGGAACTGTGCCACCTTTGATCCTACAGACGATCTTGTCTTAAATGATGGGGTCCTGTGGGATGTCCGCTCTGCACAGGCCATCCACAAGTTTGACAAGTTCAACAGGAATATCAGTGGTGTTTTCCATCCCAATGGGCTGGAGGTCATCATCAATACAGAAATTTGGGACCTTCGAACTTTCCATCTTTTACACACAGTTCCTGCTCTGGATCAATGTCGTGTGGTGTTTAACTACACAGGGACAGTGATGTATGGAGCAATGTTGCAGGCAGATGATGAAGATGACTTCTTGGAAGAGAGGACGAAAAGCCCCTTTGGGTCATCCTTCCGAACATTTAATGCAACTGATTACAAACCTATAGCAACTATTGATGTGAAACGGAATATCTTTGACCTGGGTAGAGACACCAAAGACTGCTATCTTGCTGTCATTGAGAATCAAGGCAGTATGGATGCCCCTAATATGGACACAGTATGCAGGCTTTATGAAGTGGGCAGGCAGCGTctggcagaggaagaagatgaagaggaggacgcagaagaggaagaacaggaggaagagagtgaaGATGATGGCACGGATGATGTAGAGAACTTGGACACTGACCAGTGGCAAGATGCAGAAATGGAGGAGGCTGACAACAGTGAGAACGCTATGCAGGATGGGGACAATGTCCTCTCTCCCTCTGATGAGGAGCTAGCAAGcctagaggagggagaggagggggaagaggaagactctgatgcagaggaggaagaggaagtgattctGGTGGAGGACAGCTCAGACCACTCTGATTGGGAAGATGACATCTTCTTCTCTCTGAATGAGTGA